From the genome of Onthophagus taurus isolate NC chromosome 5, IU_Otau_3.0, whole genome shotgun sequence, one region includes:
- the LOC111426714 gene encoding histone acetyltransferase KAT6B isoform X2 has product MYETQEVSQSIWTRWILDAIRKIRSQKQRPSIERICHAIRQHHNYHEEVIAEHLETSVKEGAVLKVFNKGQSSYKDPGGLQNRTLSVEKGCDLTKLVAKAVRELGERDGSTIKSIEKYVRQSHTVVESTELDLRTALRLAVKRAVTKFLILQEGKNYKYNYNSASPSSKRKQEKRVSDEFDGVTPKGPVAIPICSECLGTETKNGRGVFEKLSSCIGCGTYTHLSCTNAGPELNRLVAKGGKWFCEECKTCSGCGNSNVSWCLLCCCNCDRQYHVSCLDPPAEKKPKCPWRCKHCLGHHDNVKTKKLQPGSTVKKKIEKIREKLKRTPEIVSTPTINASSRCGSNAGSSRRARVPATGQRLSESDEDVSDDGEGGEAVVDDHEDFWPQLPPGVTQKDVDFFKEARERAVAATPLPVVESTGNGVLTSPSQAMAAQARNPAAIEFGKYEIQTWYSSPFPQEYARLPKLFLCEFCLKYTKSKAVLERHQNKCTWRHPPATEIYRRDDISVFEVDGNVSKIYCQNLCLLAKLFLDHKTLYYDVEPFLFYVLTKNDKKGYHLVGYFSKEKHCQQKYNVSCIMTMPQYQRQGFGRFLIEFSYLLSKEEGQPGTPEKPLSDLGKVSYHAYWKSVVLEYLDKHRSSNFKLTDISKETGMYCHDIATALELLNFVKANDASKCSIVIDWKKVDSHVEKVAKSTTRIYIDPECLRWTPLLTPAVNPFREEKSDNEKDNSLAETADIVVPLPEKIIIEATQPVKLKRGGGRKRKAKTPQNPSQINNKQVKEEEEELKTSSGRKRIRPSKFKDSTFELKPPAEKRRRNESEKDEMGLKEIKRIKDQSTPQRPKREVKEKMKRLAQRKLKCDEEKEEIKNEDEENNEENKEENNEEISGSVEKETLKSNSPSKLIKKSKKKRGWVKGRRRNSPPKKQITLPELLKGKLKEKMESESESMGSERSDEEIEENEEENYKDDYRGNYKESGKVNVKENCKENVDENCKENLKESCKEINKEGYKEINKEGNKESNKDDNRENNKEVNKESNKESNKESYKENHKENYKENRKETRKENRRKSPKEETNKTKKKLCEEDSSAEADDEMEDEIIEKESSSTNKFKFSNSSDKEYLSSSESETEIDGQKIKTIKIKDALKAESVDKDIEIKEKEMRIIEEEINDIQKEINKSHMEICTKDGGEINKKSINKEDENVESKTQNEGSVIKESEANQDRCENSEKNRDYKEENVEKKILESASDEQNGLIDVAQKEIVEGQNQSENESIKLVEEKNQVEIDDDNKEICGDKIVVEDKMRLEDKIDSESKVDSEIKVGVENKIDLENENKMVLEDKVVLEDKMIVEDKVVMENKMVLENKINVEDKFNVENKNNAEDKFNVGNKINVENKISLENKINVENKNNAENKFNAEHKMNVENKINVENKINVENKINLENKINLENQKTLENNNPIVDYKNQTEEMKYHQHQQIDRDHQSSLEIRNQPQQVVLKNPIQNDSKTPEHLPLSQDIKLDQRELKPQEIIMRGTEVRNQNYPETKLHHQYPDSKTPQIEHKHLHQHSESLNFERKPPQQINHYDLNQQALLYLKNQAMFEVPGYDLKNQQQIFDLKQQTIGLQQVYDVKQHQQQKVEIPQKNFLNQNNQEAKKMYKEEKELIRDEKKEKNETIDHSENKIRIDEEKKKVKKGEGKQKEKKHQQQQHQHQHQQIQVQQHDEIKIPIDNKRYEIKNETLLPRPPPEFQPMAPNYAIPQGQYNWQWQNFYGDYQRYHHMPPLHIPQLDVLPKQPDKEKPKKTQKTQKEKISPKKEDRKKDLNKDCLVKSNEFDEKKKEDETPTNEMYPNQNQAIKHTPPGNDISMGVYTPDSTTNSVHSLQYNSGELDVNQLGLESPTSISSDMASQNSVETVRPPSEMQNTNYDCTVQQNMAMHHQTSVPASSPNVLHMQNTTSNKRMQQARRSNTPSNKNNVRSTPPNVTNNIIHQQRRSTPPVQTHQHMQASPNHQNMQQGHHSTQLLQQQVLHQSYGHHHQLSGGMHQHHHHISQGNYIMPQMSGGFTQSGHVPSMTTVIQHRMAQPQKIPQTCAVSTGNFYAAAVQNPHHQTPQNQQNPTSGGNSSCSLAKLQQLTNGLEMIPPASCNTMTPPPNAMTITPPPPHHPHATMTPPPPPHQMIQNQPVRNLGTPPSTIQNLQPQVLSYSKYYQPNVNMNQLGGAVTPPMGQNLGRTSRNSNITVQHMQPTSSRISPNVPNIVPGQYNLSEYRMTAQQGAPITGYIANTTGFINNPMQMMNMAQPNYQNAATQIQRGQQNPMYPTPHGYIYNNIMQPLNGRR; this is encoded by the exons atgtacgaaacCCAAGAAGTTTCACAATCAATCTGGACTCGATGGATTCTAGATGCAATTCGTAAAATCCGGTCTCAAAAGCAACGTCCAAGCATCGAAAGGATATGCCACGCAATTCGGCAACATCACAATTACCACGAGGAGGTTATCGCCGAACACCTGGAAACGTCCGTTAAAGAAGGAGCCGTATTAAAAGTGTTCAATAAAGGACAAAGTTCGTACAAAGATCCCGGAGGATTACAAAACCGAACATTAAGTGTCGAGAAGGGATGTGATTTAACTAAATTGGTCGCGAAAGCCGTTCGGGAGCTCGGTGAACGCGACGGTTCCACGATTAAATCCATCGAAAAATATGTTCGGCAGTCTCATACGGTCGTCGAAAGTACCGAATTGGATTTGCGCACAGCTTTGAGGTTAGCTGTTAAGAGAGCGGTCacgaaatttttgattttacaaGAGGGAAAAAATTACAAGTATAATTATAATTCGGCGAGTCCCAGTTCGAAAAGGAAACAGGAGAAACGGGTTTCCGATGAGTTTGATGGTGTCACCCCAAAG gGTCCGGTAGCTATCCCAATTTGTTCGGAATGTCTCGGTACGGAAACCAAAAATGGTCGGGGCGTCTTCGAGAAATTAAGTTCGTGCATTGGATGCGGAACTTACACCCATTTGAGTTGCACGAATGCGGGGCCGGAATTAAATCGTCTCGTTGCGAAAGGGGGAAAATGGTTTTGCGAGGAATGCAAGACCTGTTCGGGTTGCGGAAATTCAAACGTGTCATGGTGTCTCTTGTGTTGTTGCAATTGCGATCGGCAATACCACGTTTCTTGTCTTGACCCGCCAGCGGAGAAGAAGCCGAAATGTCCGTGGAGGTGCAAACATTGTTTGGGGCACCACGATAATGTTAAAACGAAGAAATTACAACCCGGGAGTAcggttaagaaaaaaattgagaagatCCGAGAAAAACTTAAAAG GACGCCGGAAATTGTATCGACCCCAACCATCAACGCTTCTTCGAGATGCGGTTCAAACGCGGGTTCTTCGAGGAGGGCACGAGTTCCAGCAACCGGGCAGCGTTTATCTGAGAGTGATGAGGATGTTTCGGATGACGGAGAAGGGGGCGAAGCTGTCGTCGATGATCACGAGG atTTTTGGCCCCAACTCCCGCCCGGGGTTACTCAAAAAGACGTCGATTTTTTCAAGGAGGCTCGAGAAAGAGCCGTTGCGGCCACCCCGCTTCCGGTTGTTGAATCAACGGGAAACGGAGTTTTAACGTCACCATCTCAAGCGATGGCGGCCCAAGCACGAAACCCCGCAGCCATCGAATTCGGAAAATACGAAATCCAAACTTGGTATTCAAGTCCGTTTCCTCAAGAATACGCCCGATTACCGAAATTATTTCTGTGCGaattttgtttgaaatataCGAAAAGTAAAGCCGTTTTGGAGCGGCATCAAAATAAATGCACTTGGCGTCATCCCCCGGCTACAGAAATTTATCGAAGGGATGATATTTCCGTTTTTGAGGTCGATGGGAATGTGAGCAAGATTTACTGTCAGAATTTGTGTTTGTTGgcgaaattatttttggacCATAAAACTTTGTATTATGATGTTGAACCCTTTCTATTTTATGTTTTGACCAAGAATGATAAAAAGGGGTACCATCTTGTTGGATATTTTTCTAAGGAGAAGCACTgccaacaaaaatataacgtTTCTTGTATTATGACGATGCCGCAATATCAACGACAAGGATTTGGACGATTTCTTATCGAATTTA gTTATTTACTTTCGAAAGAAGAAGGACAACCAGGAACACCAGAAAAGCCGCTTTCTGATTTGGGGAAAGTTTCTTACCACGCTTATTGGAAATCGGTTGTTTTGGAATATTTAGATAAGCATAGGAgctcaaattttaaattaaccgaCATCAGTAAAGAAACGGGGATGTATTGCCATGATATAGCGACCGCTTTGGAGTTATTAAACTTTGTTAAAGCTAATGATGCATCAAAATGTTCGATTGTAATTGATTGGAAAAAGGTCGATTCTCACGTTGAGAAGGTGGCCAAATCAACGACTAGGATTTATATCGATCCAGAGTGTCTCAGATGGACCCCGCTTTTAACTCCAGCGGTGAATCCTTTCCGCGAGGAAAAGAGCGATAACGAAAAAGATAATAGTCTCGCTGAAACCGCCGATATCGTAGTTCCCCTTcctgaaaaaattataattgaagCAACCCAACcggttaaattaaaacgagGAGGTGGGCGAAAAAGGAAAGCTAAAACACCTCAAAACCCCTCTCAAATTAATAACAAGCAAGttaaagaggaagaagaagaactaaAAACGTCATCTGGAAGGAAACGAATTCGACCAAGTAAATTTAAAGACTCAACGTTTGAGTTGAAACCCCCGGCTGAGAAAAGGAGGAGGAATGAATCTGAAAAGGACGAAATGgggttaaaagaaattaagagAATTAAAGATCAAAGCACCCCGCAACGACCGAAAAgagaggttaaagaaaaaatgaagcGGTTAGCACAGAGGAAATTAAAATGCGACGAGGAGAAggaggaaataaaaaatgaggatgaagaaaataatgaagaaaataaagaggaaaataatgaagaaataaGTGGTAGTGTTGAAAAGGAAACTTTGAAATCGAATTCGccttctaaattaattaaaaagtcgAAGAAAAAGCGGGGTTGGGTTAAAGGGCGAAGAAGAAATTCGCCTCCAAAGAAACAAATAACTCTGCCTGAATTACTTAAAGGGAAATTGAAGGAGAAGATGGAGAGTGAGTCGGAATCGATGGGTTCAGAACGGTCTGATGAAGAAATTGAGGAAAATGAGGAAGAGAATTATAAAGATGATTATCGaggaaattataaagaaagtGGTAAAGtaaatgttaaagaaaattgtaaagaaaACGTCGACGAGAATTGTAAAGAAAATCTTAAGGAGAGttgtaaagaaattaataaagagggttataaagaaattaataaagaaggtAATAAGGAAAGTAATAAAGATGATAATAGAGAAAATAATAAGGAAGTTAACAAGGAAAGTAATAAGGAAAGTAATAAAGAAAGTTATAAAGAAAATCATAAAGagaattacaaagaaaatcgTAAAGAAACGCGTAAAGAAAATCgaagaaaatccccaaaagaAGAAACCaacaaaaccaaaaagaaattatgcGAAGAAGATTCCTCAGCTGAGGCTGACGACGAAATGGAAgatgaaataatcgaaaaggAATCATCATCAAcgaacaaatttaaattttcaaactcttCAGATAAGGAATATTTGAGTTCATCAGAATCAGAAACGGAAATCGACGGgcaaaaaatcaaaacgatTAAGATTAAGGACGCTTTAAAAGCGGAAAGCGTCGACAAAgacattgaaattaaagagaaGGAGATGAGGATCATCGAGGAGGAGATCAACGACATCCAAAAGGAGATTAATAAGAGCCATATGGAGATTTGTACGAAAGATGGTGgcgaaatcaacaaaaaatcgattaataagGAAGATGAAAACGTTGAATCAAAAACTCAAAATGAAG gttCTGTCATAAAAGAATCGGAAGCCAATCAAGATAGATGTGAAAATTCGGAGAAAAATCGTGattataaagaagaaaatgtgGAGAAGAAAATTTTGGAGTCGGCGAGTGATGAGCAAAATGGTTTAATTGATGTTgcacaaaaagaaattgttgaggGTCAAAACCAAAGCGAAAATGAGTCGATTAAGTTGGTTGAGGAAAAGAATCAAGTCGAAATTGATGATGATAATAAAGAGATTTGTGGCGATAAAATAGTTGTGGAGGATAAAATGAGGTTGGAGGATAAAATTGATTCTGAGAGTAAGGTTGATTCGGAGATTAAAGTTGGTGTGgagaataaaattgatttggaGAATGAGAATAAAATGGTTTTGGAGGATAAAGTGGTTTTGGAGGATAAAATGATTGTGGAGGATAAAGTGGTTATGGAGAATAAGATGGTTTTGGAGaacaaaataaatgttgaggataaatttaatgttgagaataaaaataatgctgaggataaatttaatgttgggaataaaattaatgttgagaataaaattagtCTTGAGAATAAGATTAATGttgagaataaaaataatgctgAGAATAAGTTTAATGCTGAGCATAAAATGAATGTGGAGAATAaaatcaatgtggagaataaaatcaatgtggagaataaaataaatttggagaataaaattaatttagaaaatcaaaaaactttagaaaataataatccaattgtagattataaaaatcaaacggaagaaatgaaatatcatcaacatcaaCAAATTGATCGTGATCATCAATCAAGTTTAGAAATAAGAAACCAACCCCAAcaagttgtattaaaaaatcccATTCAAAATGATTCCAAGACTCCAGAACATCTTCCCCTATCTCAAGACATAAAACTGGATCAACGTGAATTAAAGCCacaagaaataataatgaGAGGAACTGAGGTTAGAAACCAAAATTATCCAGAAACAAAACTGCATCACCAATACCCAGACTCAAAAACGCCCCAAATCGAGCATAAACACCTCCATCAACACTCAGAGTCACTTAATTTCGAGCGCAAACCTCCCCAACAAATTAATCATTACGATTTGAATCAACAAGCTTTGTTGTATTTGAAGAATCAAGCTATGTTCGAAGTTCCAGGTTATGATTTGAAGAATCAGCAACAAATATTcgatttaaaacaacaaacgATAGGGTTACAACAAGTTTACGACGTCAAACAACACCAACAACAAAAAGTTGAAATTCcccaaaaaaactttttgaatcaaaataaCCAAGAAGcgaaaaaaatgtacaaagaagaaaaagaattaataagagacgagaaaaaagagaaaaatgaaACGATCGATCACAGCGAAAATAAAATCCGAATCGACGAGGAGAAAAAGAAGGTTAAAAAAGGCGAGGGGAaacaaaaagagaaaaaacaccaacaacaacaacaccAGCACCAACATCAACAAATTCAGGTGCAACAACACGACGAAATTAAAATTCCCATTGATAATAAAcgatatgaaattaaaaatgaaactttattACCACGACCCCCACCGGAATTTCAACCGATGGCGCCTAATTACGCGATACCTCAAGGTCAATACAATTGGCAGTGGCAAAATTTTTACGGCGATTACCAACGTTATCACCACATGCCCCCACTACACATCCCACAACTCGATGTCTTACCAAAACAACCCGACAAAGAAAAGCCGAAGAAAACGCAAAAAacccaaaaagaaaaaatctcgCCCAAAAAAGAAGACAGAAAAAAAGACCTCAACAAAGATTGTTTAGTGAAATCGAATGAATTCgacgaaaaaaagaaagaagatgAAACCCCAACTAACGAAATGTATCCGAATCAAAATCAAGCGATTAAACACACCCCACCAGGGAATGATATATCAATGGGAGTTTACACCCCCGATTCCACGACAAACTCGGTACATAGCCTCCAATATAATTCGGGTGAGTTGGATGTGAATCAATTAGGGTTGGAATCCCCCACTTCTATATCTTCAGATATGGCATCTCAGAATTCCGTTGAAACGGTTCGACCACCCTCGGAGATGCAAAATACGAATTACGATTGCACAGTGCAACAAAATATGGCGATGCACCACCAAACGAGCGTCCCAGCGTCGAGCCCGAACGTTCTTCACATGCAAAATACAACGAGTAATAAGCGGATGCAACAAGCGCGGAGGAGCAACACCCCGTCGAATAAAAACAATGTACGAAGCACCCCGCCGAATGTCACTAATAATATAATTCACCAACAAAGAAGATCCACCCCACCCGTTCAAACTCATCAACACATGCAAGCGAGTCCTAATCACCAAAATATGCAACAAGGTCATCACTCAACACAACTCCTTCAACAACAAGTTTTGCATCAAAGTTATGGGCACCACCATCAATTAAGCGGGGGGATGCATCAACACCACCATCATATTAGCCAGGGGAATTATATAATGCCGCAAATGTCGGGGGGATTTACTCAAAGCGGGCATGTTCCCTCAATGACGACGGTGATTCAACATAGAATGGCGCAACCGCAAAAAATTCCGCAAACTTGCGCTGTTAGTACCGGGAATTTTTATGCGGCCGCAGTTCAAAATCCGCACCATCAAACACcgcaaaatcaacaaaaccCCACATCAGGGGGAAATTCGAGTTGTAGCTTAGCGAAATTACAACAATTAACGAACGGTTTAGAAATGATTCCCCCCGCGTCTTGTAATACGATGACCCCACCCCCGAATGCGATGACGATAACCCCACCTCCACCACATCACCCCCACGCAACGATGACCCCACCCCCACCACCACATCAAATGATACAAAATCAACCGGTTCGAAATTTGGGAACTCCTCCGTCCACGATACAAAATTTACAACCTCAAGTATTAAGTTACTCGAAGTATTACCAACCGAATGTGAATATGAATCAGTTAGGCGGGGCGGTTACTCCGCCGATGGGGCAAAATTTAGGGCGGACTTCGAGAAATTCGAATATAACGGTGCAACATATGCAGCCGACGTCGAGTAGGATTAGTCCGAACGTTCCGAATATTGTGCCCGGGCAATACAATTTGAGCGAGTATAGGATGACGGCGCAACAAGGCGCGCCGATAACCGGGTATATTGCGAATACGACGGGGTTTATTAATAATCCGATGCAAATGATGAATATGGCGCAGCCTAATTATCAGAACGCCGCGACGCAAATACAAAGGGGACAACAGAATCCGATGTATCCAACACCACACGggtatatttataataacattATGCAACCGCTTAATGGAAGACGGTGa